One window of the Xenopus tropicalis strain Nigerian chromosome 10, UCB_Xtro_10.0, whole genome shotgun sequence genome contains the following:
- the aspscr1 gene encoding tether containing UBX domain for GLUT4, with translation MASSGQGVLVLAPNGRRQTVKVKGGTLLQQVLEEVCRKQNLNPRDYGLKFQRTLVDLTLQWRFANIPNNAKLEMVSCTQQQASAQDTKVRVALQLENGERFQGEFLCSQSLMDILLQFPETREQLAKVVSGYTPVCIYMRDEVTGELALKQTTLQSLGLTKGSAIIRFVVRKCDQSVNQECSKGHRDLKMETHPVCKKECSFATQETSRDLAICEEKKSSCKGPAGSEAIVETPAQSHVNSNVPVAGPSSAFSKQEEKQTSERNIHPSVTKFIPFQGGGHCLGGASLHAGPSEDGVPSSSAQKSFQSPGPSKPKKSKTERECNTQPVDRQPLVCHMDLEENTAHESRELPEDFFEITVDDVRRRFAELRSERQRLEEAPLVCKASRDRQEQEKLERYSKVVLRVLFPDRYVLQGFFHPTETVGAVKEFVCSHLEDSNMQFYLFITPPRTELKDDSQTLFQVDLFPAALVHFGSQMTRDHYLSQQLLKAPMSPSQADIAVARAMPRVSSTSESPALEDFAGLTAGENLKTENAIERNEESNVEPQQSAQRDLGKVPKWLKLPGKK, from the exons GTTTCAGAGAACACTTGTGGATCTTACACTTCAGTGGAGATTTGCCAACATTCCGAACAATGCCAAACTGGAAATGGTGAGCTGCACACAGCAGCAAGCATCAGCACAGGACACG AAAGTGCGAGTAGCATTACAGTTGGAGAATGGGGAAAGATTTCAAGGTGAATTCCTGTGCAGCCAGTCTCTCATGGACATCCTGTTGCAGTTTCCAGAGACCAG GGAGCAGCTGGCAAAGGTGGTCTCTGGATACACTCCTGTTTGCATTTATATGAGGGATGAG GTGACTGGAGAATTAGCTTTGAAGCAAACAACTCTACAGTCACTGGGACTTACAAAAGGCAGCGCCATAATTAG GTTTGTCGTAAGAAAATGTGACCAGAGTGTTAATCAAGAATGCTCAAAGGGCCATAGGGATCTCAAAATGGAGACACACCCTGTGTGTAAAAAGGAGTGTTCTTTTGCAACTCAAGAAACAAGCCGAGATCTAGCCATATGTGAGGAGAAGAAATCATCTTGCAAGGGTCCTGCTGGCTCTGAGGCCATAGTTGAAACACCAGCCCAGTCACATGTAAATTCCAATGTGCCTGTTGCAGGACCTTCAAGTGCCTTTagtaaacaggaagaaaaacagaCCTCTGAGAGGAATATACACCCTAGTGTTACTAAATTCATTCCATTCCAAGGTGGTGGTCATTGCCTTGGAGGTGCCAGTTTGCATGCGGGTCCATCAGAAGATGGTGTGCCAAGTTCTTCAGCTCAGAAATCTTTCCAAAGCCCAGGGCCCTCGAAGCCAAAGAAGTCTAAGACAGAAAGGGAATGTAATACCCAG CCAGTAGACAGACAACCACTTGTTTGCCACATGGATCTGGAGGAAAACACTGCCCATGAGTCTCGGGAGTTGCCAGAGGACTTTTTTGAAATCACCGTGGATGATGTGAGAAGAAGATTTGCAGAGCTTAGAAGTGAAAG ACAGCGTCTTGAGGAAGCTCCTCTAGTGTGCAAAGCCAGTAGAGACAGACAAGAGCaggaaaagctggaaagatattcAAAG GTGGTTTTGAGGGTTCTTTTCCCAGATCGCTATGTCCTGCAGGGATTTTTCCATCCAACAGAGACTG ttgGTGCAGTAAAAGAATTTGTGTGCAGTCACCTGGAAGATTCAAATATGCAATTCTATCTAT TCATCACACCACCACGGACTGAGCTGAAGGATGATTCCCAAACTCTCTTTCAG GTTGACCTCTTTCCCGCTGCCCTTGTTCACTTTGGATCACAGATGACGAGAG atCATTACTTGTCCCAGCAGCTACTGAAAGCTCCTATGTCTCCTTCGCAAGCTGATATTGCAGTTGCCAG AGCAATGCCACGTGTGTCATCTACTTCTGAATCACCTGCCCTGGAAGACTTTGCAGGCCTCACTGCAGGTGAAAATCTCAAAACAGAAAATGCAATAGAAAGAAATGAAGAATCTAATGTTGAACCCCAACAGTCTGCCCAGAGAGACCTCGGCAAAGTTCCCAAGTGGTTGAAGCTACCAG GGAAGAAGTGA
- the aspscr1 gene encoding tether containing UBX domain for GLUT4 isoform X1, with translation MASSGQGVLVLAPNGRRQTVKVKGGTLLQQVLEEVCRKQNLNPRDYGLKFQRTLVDLTLQWRFANIPNNAKLEMVSCTQQQASAQDTVSHKVRVALQLENGERFQGEFLCSQSLMDILLQFPETREQLAKVVSGYTPVCIYMRDEVTGELALKQTTLQSLGLTKGSAIIRFVVRKCDQSVNQECSKGHRDLKMETHPVCKKECSFATQETSRDLAICEEKKSSCKGPAGSEAIVETPAQSHVNSNVPVAGPSSAFSKQEEKQTSERNIHPSVTKFIPFQGGGHCLGGASLHAGPSEDGVPSSSAQKSFQSPGPSKPKKSKTERECNTQPVDRQPLVCHMDLEENTAHESRELPEDFFEITVDDVRRRFAELRSERQRLEEAPLVCKASRDRQEQEKLERYSKVVLRVLFPDRYVLQGFFHPTETVGAVKEFVCSHLEDSNMQFYLFITPPRTELKDDSQTLFQVDLFPAALVHFGSQMTRDHYLSQQLLKAPMSPSQADIAVARAMPRVSSTSESPALEDFAGLTAGENLKTENAIERNEESNVEPQQSAQRDLGKVPKWLKLPGKK, from the exons GTTTCAGAGAACACTTGTGGATCTTACACTTCAGTGGAGATTTGCCAACATTCCGAACAATGCCAAACTGGAAATGGTGAGCTGCACACAGCAGCAAGCATCAGCACAGGACACGGTaagccat AAAGTGCGAGTAGCATTACAGTTGGAGAATGGGGAAAGATTTCAAGGTGAATTCCTGTGCAGCCAGTCTCTCATGGACATCCTGTTGCAGTTTCCAGAGACCAG GGAGCAGCTGGCAAAGGTGGTCTCTGGATACACTCCTGTTTGCATTTATATGAGGGATGAG GTGACTGGAGAATTAGCTTTGAAGCAAACAACTCTACAGTCACTGGGACTTACAAAAGGCAGCGCCATAATTAG GTTTGTCGTAAGAAAATGTGACCAGAGTGTTAATCAAGAATGCTCAAAGGGCCATAGGGATCTCAAAATGGAGACACACCCTGTGTGTAAAAAGGAGTGTTCTTTTGCAACTCAAGAAACAAGCCGAGATCTAGCCATATGTGAGGAGAAGAAATCATCTTGCAAGGGTCCTGCTGGCTCTGAGGCCATAGTTGAAACACCAGCCCAGTCACATGTAAATTCCAATGTGCCTGTTGCAGGACCTTCAAGTGCCTTTagtaaacaggaagaaaaacagaCCTCTGAGAGGAATATACACCCTAGTGTTACTAAATTCATTCCATTCCAAGGTGGTGGTCATTGCCTTGGAGGTGCCAGTTTGCATGCGGGTCCATCAGAAGATGGTGTGCCAAGTTCTTCAGCTCAGAAATCTTTCCAAAGCCCAGGGCCCTCGAAGCCAAAGAAGTCTAAGACAGAAAGGGAATGTAATACCCAG CCAGTAGACAGACAACCACTTGTTTGCCACATGGATCTGGAGGAAAACACTGCCCATGAGTCTCGGGAGTTGCCAGAGGACTTTTTTGAAATCACCGTGGATGATGTGAGAAGAAGATTTGCAGAGCTTAGAAGTGAAAG ACAGCGTCTTGAGGAAGCTCCTCTAGTGTGCAAAGCCAGTAGAGACAGACAAGAGCaggaaaagctggaaagatattcAAAG GTGGTTTTGAGGGTTCTTTTCCCAGATCGCTATGTCCTGCAGGGATTTTTCCATCCAACAGAGACTG ttgGTGCAGTAAAAGAATTTGTGTGCAGTCACCTGGAAGATTCAAATATGCAATTCTATCTAT TCATCACACCACCACGGACTGAGCTGAAGGATGATTCCCAAACTCTCTTTCAG GTTGACCTCTTTCCCGCTGCCCTTGTTCACTTTGGATCACAGATGACGAGAG atCATTACTTGTCCCAGCAGCTACTGAAAGCTCCTATGTCTCCTTCGCAAGCTGATATTGCAGTTGCCAG AGCAATGCCACGTGTGTCATCTACTTCTGAATCACCTGCCCTGGAAGACTTTGCAGGCCTCACTGCAGGTGAAAATCTCAAAACAGAAAATGCAATAGAAAGAAATGAAGAATCTAATGTTGAACCCCAACAGTCTGCCCAGAGAGACCTCGGCAAAGTTCCCAAGTGGTTGAAGCTACCAG GGAAGAAGTGA
- the aspscr1 gene encoding tether containing UBX domain for GLUT4 isoform X2 has translation MVSCTQQQASAQDTVSHKVRVALQLENGERFQGEFLCSQSLMDILLQFPETREQLAKVVSGYTPVCIYMRDEVTGELALKQTTLQSLGLTKGSAIIRFVVRKCDQSVNQECSKGHRDLKMETHPVCKKECSFATQETSRDLAICEEKKSSCKGPAGSEAIVETPAQSHVNSNVPVAGPSSAFSKQEEKQTSERNIHPSVTKFIPFQGGGHCLGGASLHAGPSEDGVPSSSAQKSFQSPGPSKPKKSKTERECNTQPVDRQPLVCHMDLEENTAHESRELPEDFFEITVDDVRRRFAELRSERQRLEEAPLVCKASRDRQEQEKLERYSKVVLRVLFPDRYVLQGFFHPTETVGAVKEFVCSHLEDSNMQFYLFITPPRTELKDDSQTLFQVDLFPAALVHFGSQMTRDHYLSQQLLKAPMSPSQADIAVARAMPRVSSTSESPALEDFAGLTAGENLKTENAIERNEESNVEPQQSAQRDLGKVPKWLKLPGKK, from the exons ATGGTGAGCTGCACACAGCAGCAAGCATCAGCACAGGACACGGTaagccat AAAGTGCGAGTAGCATTACAGTTGGAGAATGGGGAAAGATTTCAAGGTGAATTCCTGTGCAGCCAGTCTCTCATGGACATCCTGTTGCAGTTTCCAGAGACCAG GGAGCAGCTGGCAAAGGTGGTCTCTGGATACACTCCTGTTTGCATTTATATGAGGGATGAG GTGACTGGAGAATTAGCTTTGAAGCAAACAACTCTACAGTCACTGGGACTTACAAAAGGCAGCGCCATAATTAG GTTTGTCGTAAGAAAATGTGACCAGAGTGTTAATCAAGAATGCTCAAAGGGCCATAGGGATCTCAAAATGGAGACACACCCTGTGTGTAAAAAGGAGTGTTCTTTTGCAACTCAAGAAACAAGCCGAGATCTAGCCATATGTGAGGAGAAGAAATCATCTTGCAAGGGTCCTGCTGGCTCTGAGGCCATAGTTGAAACACCAGCCCAGTCACATGTAAATTCCAATGTGCCTGTTGCAGGACCTTCAAGTGCCTTTagtaaacaggaagaaaaacagaCCTCTGAGAGGAATATACACCCTAGTGTTACTAAATTCATTCCATTCCAAGGTGGTGGTCATTGCCTTGGAGGTGCCAGTTTGCATGCGGGTCCATCAGAAGATGGTGTGCCAAGTTCTTCAGCTCAGAAATCTTTCCAAAGCCCAGGGCCCTCGAAGCCAAAGAAGTCTAAGACAGAAAGGGAATGTAATACCCAG CCAGTAGACAGACAACCACTTGTTTGCCACATGGATCTGGAGGAAAACACTGCCCATGAGTCTCGGGAGTTGCCAGAGGACTTTTTTGAAATCACCGTGGATGATGTGAGAAGAAGATTTGCAGAGCTTAGAAGTGAAAG ACAGCGTCTTGAGGAAGCTCCTCTAGTGTGCAAAGCCAGTAGAGACAGACAAGAGCaggaaaagctggaaagatattcAAAG GTGGTTTTGAGGGTTCTTTTCCCAGATCGCTATGTCCTGCAGGGATTTTTCCATCCAACAGAGACTG ttgGTGCAGTAAAAGAATTTGTGTGCAGTCACCTGGAAGATTCAAATATGCAATTCTATCTAT TCATCACACCACCACGGACTGAGCTGAAGGATGATTCCCAAACTCTCTTTCAG GTTGACCTCTTTCCCGCTGCCCTTGTTCACTTTGGATCACAGATGACGAGAG atCATTACTTGTCCCAGCAGCTACTGAAAGCTCCTATGTCTCCTTCGCAAGCTGATATTGCAGTTGCCAG AGCAATGCCACGTGTGTCATCTACTTCTGAATCACCTGCCCTGGAAGACTTTGCAGGCCTCACTGCAGGTGAAAATCTCAAAACAGAAAATGCAATAGAAAGAAATGAAGAATCTAATGTTGAACCCCAACAGTCTGCCCAGAGAGACCTCGGCAAAGTTCCCAAGTGGTTGAAGCTACCAG GGAAGAAGTGA